A segment of the Mercurialis annua linkage group LG4, ddMerAnnu1.2, whole genome shotgun sequence genome:
tCAAATTTACCAATccgttaaaaatttatttaatttctgaaattaatttaattgtatctacataacaattaaataagtaatttaaaataaaaaaattatcgattGAAATGCTACATGATtcagataaattaaatttttttatgtcatCTTGGCAATCATGTCGCGTAgacacaattaaaaaaatttaaaaaataaggattagtctgaatgtggaaggcttaaaggtgccgtctcatagttgagacccgttcaggaaacctcatggatcttgtaccaaaaaaaaaattaaaaaaataacttagaTTATTGTTGAGTTATAGttcatattttttctattaGGACTAGAATATTTAATCCTTTTATTTAGCATTGTTTTCTAATTAGGATTTGTAGTCTAGTTCCTTAATGGGTTAGAACTTAAATTGTGTATTAAGGTGACGTTGTTGTAAACTCATAATAAATCTATAGAATGAATTTTCTCTCTGTCCGTGGAGTAGATTgcattgatcgaaccacgtaaattaaataaattacgtTTGTGATACCATTATACcttaaataaaagaaagttaTGTTGTATAAATTTGATAGTGAGAGTATATCccaagaagaaagaaagaaaatggaagCTTCATGTTTTAATATCACATGGGTAGGCCTAGCACTAGCAGCCACAACAATAGCTCATTCCTTTCTCAGCCAAACAAATTTTATAAGCGCGTTTTGTAGGGTCACGGAATTTTGTTTCTAATCATGTCCGTAATTATTCTAGCAATAACAtagaatttgttttaaaaacatCTAATGACTAAAAAGATTTTCTAGTATTATCACTGAGCTGATTTATCCGGTCTCTTTGCTTTCTATAAAAAGTGGAAgctaaaataccatcaaattatgacttttttattcgtttgagaaattttaagggaagttattagataaacaagtCAAATTAAGTGAAGCATCTCTAgtataaaaagatattaaaaattattttactttatgaatacaacttcttgataattattttttagtttgatatcaattgatattttttaaattaaatataattttttttttaaattgagtgattgtaaagtgtatttagttagttttttttataatataatattaatattaagtcttttaatatagatgctttaaaatattttttatatattttataatttttttatacaaattcaataaattaataattctaataattaataaatttgtgatccaccatgtgtattaattatcagagggacGACTGTAATTACagagtaaaaataaaagagaaaagtttaaaaaaataaacatgtaATACGCTGTggtataaaaatcaaattgaaaaattagaattaaaatgctatatttgtttttagatctattttattaattattcctATATAATATAGATGATCTCGGTCCACAAGTTGGAAGATTGAAATTTGaccttttattcttttttaaaatatctaaattaaAGACCAAAAAAATTAGTAGGGAAAAAAACATATCATGAATGCTCCTCCTAAACCTCAAAAATAGGTGATGtaactttctttttttttcgttaATTGCTGAAGACTTTATCTGAGCTGAAATTATAAGATATGCACATGAACTCACAGTAAGACCAAGTCTTCCACAAATTAGAAAGCCCAAAATGTGATAGACAGTCTCTAGCTACTGCACAAATACAATGATTTTCATTCTCTCCAACTTACATTCTAACAACATGAGGATTACCAGCAATAATTGGTTTGTCTCTCTGATATACATCTCCTTGCTTCAGTGCATCTTCTTTCAGGTTGCTGCTGTCAGTTCAGAGAACATAGCCATCGATTGTGGCTCACCCACAGATTCCGAAGATATAAGTGAAAGAATGTGGAAGTCAGATACCAACTCAAATTTTTCACTTGTAGATCACAACAACTCATCCATCATATCACCGGCAATCCAACCGCCGCGACAGGTTTATGCTGCCCCTTACGCAACCGCGCGCCTTTCTCGAACTCAGTTCACCTACTCGTTTCCTGTGGTCACAGGACAAAAATTTATTCGTCTCCACTTTTATCCGGCTTTCTACGGTGGATTTAATCGTTCTGATGCTTTTTTCTCCGTTAAAGCCGGCCGTTTTACTCTTCTCAGCAACTTTAGTGCTGCTCTTCATGCTGAAGCTCAGGATTTGGAAGGTTTCTTTAAAGAATTCTGCTTAAACGTTGCTGAAGAAGACGAACAGAAACTAAATATAGATTTTATTCCAAGTCCATATATGCCAGATTCATACGCTTTTATCAATGGGATTGAAATCGTATCCATGCCTCTCAATCTTTATTACAGCAAACCAAGTGATCGAGGAGTTGGTCTTGTCGGGCAGGATAATCAGCAAAACATTGAGAGTAGTTCAGCTTTGGCATTGATTTACCGGATAAATGTCGGTGGGAGTTCTATCTCTCCGAAAAATGACTCTGGAAACATGTTTCGAAGCTGGTCTGGTGAAGATGAAAAGTACTTGACCATTGACCAATCAAGCGTTCGCCCTTGTAATCTGACTATTGAGCTAAGTTTCGGAGATCAAATAGCTAATTACTCTGCACCGGCAAACGTTTATACAACTGCACGATCAATGGGAAGGGTTGGCGCGATAAACCAGCAATACAATCTCACTTGGGAATTTCCGGTTGATTCTGATTTCACTTATTTTATTAGGCTGCATTTTTGCGAGATTGAAACTCTCATACAAGTTCCCGGTGATCGAGTGTTTCGGATTTACATAAATGATGATACAGCTGAAAGAAGCGCAGATGTGATTATGTGGAGTGGGGGATATGGATTTCCTGTGTATAAAGATTACGCCGTCATGATGACTGGCAACCGCGACCAAAAGAGGCAGAATCTGTCTGTTGCTTTGCAGGCGCTTTCTCCCCAACAAACTCATCATTCTGACGCAATTCTTAACGGGATTGAAATCTTTAAATTAAGCACGCCGCTAAATAATCTTGCCGGTCCAAATCCTGATATCGCCTTTCCACCAAATGATTCGCCGGCCTCAGCTATATCACCAAAACCGAAGAATAAATGGACGAAAATAGGCGCCCTTATCGGGGGTGTTTTATCAGGGGTTGTGGTGCTTGCCACTctgtttttcttcatttttcggcgAAGTTCGAAAACCAAGGACTCGGGTAATTCTATTTCTTCGGCCAAGTCCGGAAAGACCCAAGGCTCAACTCTACCGTGCGATCTCTGTCGCCGATTCTCACTTTCTGAGATCAGAGACGCGACTAACAACTTCGACAGTTTATTCATTGTGGGTGTGGGCGGGTTCGGTAATGTCTACAAAGGGTTAATTAATGAAGGAGCCATATCGGTCGCGATCAAACGGTTGAATCCAGGCTCGGAGCAAGGCGCACATGAATTCAAAACGGAGATAGAAATGCTCTCGCAGCTTCGATACCTTCATTTAGTCTCTCTTATTGGTTACTGCTATGAAGATGGTGAAATGATTCTGGTTTACGATTACATGGCGAAGGGGACACTTCGCGATCATCTCTACAAGACCGATAATCCTCCATTGCCATGGATTCAGAGGCTTAAAATCTGCATTGGAGCAGCGCATGGACTGCAATACCTTCATTCAGGTGCCAAGAACTCTATCATCCACCGCGATGTGAAATCAACCAATATCTTACTGGATGATAAATGGGTCGCCAAGGTTTCAGATTTCGGGCTGTCAAAATTCGGTCCGAATAGCATGTCGAAACCACACATTAGCACAGTGGTGAAAGGAAGTATTGGGTACCTAGATCCTGAATATTTTCATCTTCAGAGATTAACAGAAAAATCTGATGTCTATTCGTTCGGAGTGGTATTATGTGAAGTTTTATCAGCTAAGCCACCGGTGAGTAGAACGTCAGTTAGCAGGCCGGTAAGCCTAGCAGAATGGGCTAGACAATGCTACCGTAAAGGAAAGCTTGAAGACCTTGTCGATCCATATTTGAAAGGAAAAATCGCGCCAGATTGTCTGAAGAATTTCTTCGAGCTCGCTGTTAGTTGCTTAGTTGATAATGGAATGGATAGACCGTCGATGAACGATGTGGTGTGGAGACTCGAATTTGCGTTGGACTTGCAAGAAACAGCAGTCAAACAGTGCGTACTTGAACCTGAAATAGACAAGGACATGGAGCGGCCGCTAAAAGAGTCGTCGCACGATGATAGCAGCAACAATTTCAGTTCTGACAGTGGACTTGTGATAGGTTCTCGGCTTAGTGGCATGACATTAACGAGCAGTAGTGATGATCAGAGCTTTCGCAGCAACTTTTCTGATCAAAAAGTTACGTCTGGTGCTGTTTTCTCTCAAATCATGAATCCTGAAGCTCGATGAGATCGTTTATTCTGATTAGCTTGCTATGAATTTGTGTTTATTAgcttaattatcattttttcatAAGATTTCATTTTAATAGTTTCATGTTGTGTTTCATCAGCTTATGTATAATTCTCTCTTCAGAATGGATAAAAATAGAAACTACACCATTAGATGTAATATAATTATGAATAAATTGTGGAAACGAAATTATAAGTTCTCCAGTGAATTGCAAACTTTATTTATATTCTGTGATGGATTTGGAGACTTTTCataaaagaaagaaacaaatataacttatatattgttagGACTAATTGAATGGTATTTTGTGCACAAAATGCATTGATTGTGAAATGAGTGTCCTttgcataaaaaatttataccTTCAAAAATTCCTTAAGATATTTCTATTGCGTCCCTTTCATAGGGAAAAACAGGAAAGCTACTTGTAGAATATAAATGAAAGAAATTATAGTAATTCAAgtcatataattaaaatttattggaGTATGTTAATTGGATTGAAATTAGGATATTAGGATTATATTTCTCACTTTTTTATTTCATGAGGTcttcaaattaaaatagttatcataattttttatttttaaatgagttATCAGGTAGTGATCCTATAAgattaattaacaattttaactataaaaattatgaGAAATTTGTATTTTCACGTAAATAAttagaatttattattttttaaatataaaatgtgTTTATATATACATGAGCTTATAGTAACtcattataaatagaaaattggAATAACAAATTTTTAGGTCTCTAAAGTATATCACTTTTAATTATATGATCCTTAAactaaattttgtatttttttggtcCTTTAATTTTGCGATAACGCATTTTCGAGTCCCTGAATGACAAAAATGACGTGGTTAAGggtaaaaatttgtatttttgaatataataaaACAGTGTCGTTGCTATCATGTGGGGACTTGAAAAATGTGTATTTGCTAAGttgaaagataaaaaaagacaaaatttaGTTTAAGTACCAGATAATCAAAATtggtatagtttagggaccTGAAATGAAATTTTCCTAAAAATTATATGTATaccttattttagcaattttttttattgagatacttcacatattttaattaattattccataaaaagtttcgctaaatatttataaattatttggtaGGTTATAGGtctgatgtttaaaaaaaatcccaaccttttagcccattttcaatcctaccctgacgttgaaaactggtcaattttaccatatttcgcattttatcgtttTCTATTATACCccaatttatcaatttttgaaatatttttacttaaatgatgaaatcattcaattaattaagtttaaaaataaaataaaattcatttatatttaaaaaatacaaataagtcctttatttttaaaattaattaaaaatcataatcaaattaaaactaattttattaatttaactaagtttaaataaattttaaacacataCGATTAATATATGGTAGACATGgaaaatgttttttaattttatctaaataaaaaaatgtcaatttaatattttatagtatattgaaatataaaaatacgaagaaaaaaattggtcaaat
Coding sequences within it:
- the LOC126679169 gene encoding receptor-like protein kinase FERONIA produces the protein MIFILSNLHSNNMRITSNNWFVSLIYISLLQCIFFQVAAVSSENIAIDCGSPTDSEDISERMWKSDTNSNFSLVDHNNSSIISPAIQPPRQVYAAPYATARLSRTQFTYSFPVVTGQKFIRLHFYPAFYGGFNRSDAFFSVKAGRFTLLSNFSAALHAEAQDLEGFFKEFCLNVAEEDEQKLNIDFIPSPYMPDSYAFINGIEIVSMPLNLYYSKPSDRGVGLVGQDNQQNIESSSALALIYRINVGGSSISPKNDSGNMFRSWSGEDEKYLTIDQSSVRPCNLTIELSFGDQIANYSAPANVYTTARSMGRVGAINQQYNLTWEFPVDSDFTYFIRLHFCEIETLIQVPGDRVFRIYINDDTAERSADVIMWSGGYGFPVYKDYAVMMTGNRDQKRQNLSVALQALSPQQTHHSDAILNGIEIFKLSTPLNNLAGPNPDIAFPPNDSPASAISPKPKNKWTKIGALIGGVLSGVVVLATLFFFIFRRSSKTKDSGNSISSAKSGKTQGSTLPCDLCRRFSLSEIRDATNNFDSLFIVGVGGFGNVYKGLINEGAISVAIKRLNPGSEQGAHEFKTEIEMLSQLRYLHLVSLIGYCYEDGEMILVYDYMAKGTLRDHLYKTDNPPLPWIQRLKICIGAAHGLQYLHSGAKNSIIHRDVKSTNILLDDKWVAKVSDFGLSKFGPNSMSKPHISTVVKGSIGYLDPEYFHLQRLTEKSDVYSFGVVLCEVLSAKPPVSRTSVSRPVSLAEWARQCYRKGKLEDLVDPYLKGKIAPDCLKNFFELAVSCLVDNGMDRPSMNDVVWRLEFALDLQETAVKQCVLEPEIDKDMERPLKESSHDDSSNNFSSDSGLVIGSRLSGMTLTSSSDDQSFRSNFSDQKVTSGAVFSQIMNPEAR